The region TTGGGAAGTGTAAGAGCAAGTcttattgtattttatttactaCTTATTTAATTGTTACCGTTTGAAGATCATAGGTGCTAGCAATTGTTGCTTTCGACTTTAACAAACCGATAAATTCTTAAGCAGACTCATCCgttcaatttaaaagaaatcattaaaatgatgatgtTAATGTAATTTTGTTTGCTAAAGTTGCCTAACATTTTCTTAGTCCATGGAGgacgtggtggactgaatcTACCTAACAATTTTTCTAAGAAACCAGACATTTTTAAAGTAATGAATTAATGCCACTGATGGCATGATTTTGCGCATAATTGATTTCAGATAATGCCTTtggtaaaatattattatttttgcatACGGAATGCCGTGCTCTGATATTGAACTACGTGAACAGGGTCGCACAATCAGTAGCTCACCTAAGAGATTTGCAAGTGCTTCTGCTGTTGGTGCTGTACAGTCATCCTCGTCAGGTGGAATCTTCGGCTGGTTGTTTGGTGATAAGTCTAAGACTTTGCCTCTAGAATTCCCACTTCCAGGGGTTGAACTCCCTTCCACATTGCCTGATTATGTTGCACCTGGAGAAACTAAGATTACAACTCTCTCAAATGGCATAAAAATTGCATCCGAAACGTCAGCGGTTAGTACaggcttaaattttttataagacTAAGTTCCCATTTTCATATGCTCAATACTTTTATGGCTTCTTTGATGTGTTGGAATTGGGAAGCAATGGTAATTTTAGACTTCATGGATTTAATTTTCTGACAAGGATACGAAGTTAAATGACACATTTTTGTGAATATTATAACGCCAGCATATGTAACATGTACTCATGCGTAGAATTTCTTTGAATAGTAAATCAGTAATACGATGAAAATTGTATCAAGTTTTgtcagagaaaaaaaaaataatggaATCAGATTCCTTGGAACTAAGGCGTCTATTTCTATCCTGTTCCATTTAAATGTGCACCGGAAAAGGCCGTAGGGAAGTTTCTTGAAGATAGTCTATTGTTGCTATTATTATTAGTTCCTTTACCTAGAAAACCACTTTTTGGTTGATTTCCAGAATCCTGCAGCATCAATAGGGCTTTATGTTAACTCTGGTTCAATCTACGAGTCTCCCGCCTCATTTGGGGCCACACATCTACTAGAGAGAATGGCATTTAAAAGCACAAGAAACCGTAGCCACTTGCGTATTGTGCGTGAAGTTGAGGCAATTGGCGGAATTGTGCAAGCCTCAGCATCACGGGAGCAGATGGGGTACACCTTTGATGCTCTGAAGACGTATGTTCCTGAGATGGTGGAGTTACTTGTTGATTCTGTGAGGAATCCTGTCTTTCTTGATTGGGAAGTCAATGAACAAGTAAGTTTCCAATCATATTTATATCTGCATGCTGCATTTTTCTTTTGCAATAGCATATATGTAATACTTATACATGTTATACTTTCTCATGTAGCTTCAAAAGGTCAAAGAAGATATTGCTGAAGCTTCCAAAAACCCTCAAGGCTTGCTTTTGGAAGCAATTCACTCTGCTGGTTTTTCTGGTCCTTTGGCAAATCCTCTTTTGGCACCTGAATCTGCAGTAAATAGATTGAATAGTACGATCTTGGAGGAATTTTTAGCTGTAAGTTTATGAAAGTTCAACTGACGATGAACTTTTTTTCATATGCAGATCATGATTTCTAAGAATGTAACTATTATCCGTTTCTTTAAGTGATGTGAAACTAGTTGatattttctttgaaaaatttaGGAAAATTTCACTGCTCCTCGAATGGTGCTTGCGGCTTCTGGTGTTGAACATGAGGAATTGGTATCAATTGCAGAGCCGCTTTTGTCCGACGTAGCCAAAGCTAGTGGAACTTCAGTACCAAAATCCGACTACACAGGAGGTGATTATCGTTGTCAAGCTGATTCAGGGGTATATCTCTAgatgttttattaatatttttttaaacgtgTTATCAGGTTATCTTATATATGATAACTCTGATGTTTCATTGCAGGACAACAGAACCCATTTTGCTCTCGCATTTGAATTTCCCAAGGGCTGGTCTGATGAAAAGAGTGCCATGATCTTGACTGTTCTTCAGGTGTTCAAGCTTTTAACGTTTTTATCCTGTGGTTGCAGTTATTGCGCAGTTATTGCTACGCTGTTTTTGACCTGTGTGTTATTTTGCTTGTAGCATTGTATATTCAAATTCTTTTTTGAAGTAAAGAATATAAGTTATAAGACTAGTTGTATTGCAGATGCTAATGGGTGGAGGTGGAGCATTCTCAGCTGGTGGTCCTGGAAAGGGAATGTACTCAAGGCTATGTAAGTATCTATGGATCTTTAGTGAAATATACCTTAGCAAAGAAAcaaagttattaaatttcagGGAGACATTTATGCTATGTTGCAAACAATATCTGCACctcctttttttcttcttctttttcctttgtTTAGGATATGATGCAAGCAATAAAGTTTCTTAGTGATTATGTTCGTACATGAATACATCTTATCTTACATTAATGAAATGTCCAACTTTTTATTGATTATGCTTGATATCTGCAGATCTACGGGTCTTGGTGATTTTTGTTATTACACACATATTATCCTTTACATCAATGAAATCTCCAATTGTTTACTGATTGTTGTGCTTGATATTTGCAGATCTACGGGTTTTGCATGACTATCCACAAATTGAATCATTCACAGCATTCAGCAACATTTACCATCACACTGGCATATTTGGCATCCAAGCTACCACTGTAATTATCTTAGAACCTTCAAAATATGTTAATATCATAAATTTCTGTCATTCACTCAGTATTAATCTCAGCACATTTTGACTATTACTTTGTTCAACAAGATGTTCTTTAGTGCTAGCttaattagaaataataattgttttttttttttgaaacttgaTGGTCTTTGGTCTCTTACAAACAGTAAATTCCATATAGTGGAACTCTGGAACCACATTAAGCTATGTAATCTGTTATCTTAGGCATTGAACTTTTCTTTCTCTGCTTCAAGCCTAAAGTCATAAAATGCATTATGGAAATTCGTGTGAAGAAATTATCTTGAGCCCCTATTCAAGTTAATTCTTATTATTGTACATGCAGAGCTCTAATTTTGCACCAAAAGCCATAGATTTAGCAGTCAATGAGCTCATTGCTGTGGCTTCACCAGGCCAAGGTGTGATGGATGAACTTTATCTTTCCAATTATTGTTTCTGCTGTGCTATATATGACTTAGTAGGCAGTGTTCCACTACTTTACTTTTCATATCTTCTTTCTGCAGTTGATCAGATGCAGCTAGATCGTGCGAAACAGTCAACAAAGTCTGCTATGTTGATGAATTTGGAATCCAGGGTATGTAGATGTTACCTTTTAATTCTTGGTTCCAAGTGCACGTTTGAACATTAGTGGCAAAGGACTACTTTTGCTTATCAAGGTTTATTTACTAATATGTATGCACATTTTATAGATGATCGCTTCAGAGGACATTGGTCGACAAATTTTGACGTATGGTAACAGGTATGACCAGGGAATGATCCTTCCATGTAAAATGACTGAATCGCACCATATCTTTTGTTTGTTTGCCTGAAATTGCTTATGTTTGTTTCTAGGAGCTTATTAGGATCTAAGAATATAACGTGAATGCCATGTTTTTCTTTAGTGAAAAGTATATTACAGTTTGAACATACTCTTCTTTGTATAACTTTTGTTTTACGTCCTGTTGCTGATTTCTTGGCGACTTTAAGCTTCAAGTTGATCAAGTCTTTGCTAACAACTCGTCTTTGTGATCTTCTTCTTATGATAAATAGTAAAACccgtttttagtttatttttgctGATGATCCGGAAGACAAATTTTTGCTGGGCTGTGACATCACTAATATTTCTTGGTTACATATTTCCCTCTTTGGTTTAGTTTGATCCTTTCTTTAATAAATGTTTGTCATACAGGAAACCCTTGGAAGATTTCCTGAAGATTGTAGATTCAGTTACACTGCAAGATATTACTCAAACAGCACAAAAGCTGCTTTCTTCTCCTCTCACAATGGCATCATATGGAGACGGTATTTCCTAGTTTGTATGAATTCTTCGTATTCTTTTGATGCtataacttttattatttacatttttatgcCCACTTGCTCTGCAGTTATCAGCATGCCAACCTATGACTCGGTTAGCAGGAAGTTCAAATCGAAATGAGCTAGtctttaatctaatttttttgggTGTGAAACCGGAAGGACTTTCACTAGCTGTCTATACCGATGTGCATCATCAAAACTTGAAGCTTTCTTATAGCCGATTTCCATTCAAATAAGGAAATTTCAGACATCCCCaatattagtaataaattaGCATTCTTGGCAAGCAGCATATTGTTTATGCATGTAATATTTTGGTGGCAGTTTTCTTTTGTTGGCCGTGCAATTTAGCTCCATATTTGACAGTGTATGGTTTGTTATTCAAAAGATAAcaataatgattttttaaaaatacagtggAAGAATAGTAATTTTGACTTAATCTTAAGGGGAGAGAGTTATTATTCTCATCTTTTATTATTGGCCGTTGTATTTTTTTGGGAAACATTTTTGTCGGAAATGGAAGCTGCAACAGTTctataaacaaatttaatagAATGGTGCAATAGTTTTTGATCACCATTGGCAGGAAGCAGTGCCTGCCGAGCAGTAGAGTGAAACAGAAGCAACGGGCAGTATTAGATAGACCTAACAGCTTACTTACAGAGAGGAGTCAGACCCAACTCGGTCTTCAGACATATCTTCCATAACCATGTGCTCTTTTCTAAAAACAATTGCAAGTTGGTGAGCGGCTTTCAATTACATcctgtttttcttttcttgctctttttttttctttaattattgctttttttgttttaaataatacttCCAATTTTGATTAGAGATAATCTGCGTTTTTATGTTGGCAGTCTGGGTAGCATAATGCAACTCTTTTTCATCTGATTGATGGGTCTGAAAACATTATTTGTCGTTGATTAATATGTTATCATTCTTCCAGGAGAAGGAAAATTATGACCGAGTTGTTTGTAATGTATAAGCCGAGATAAAAAAGAAATTGCGATTgtcaaattatattatttattttagaatGTGTATTGTCTTTTAAACGATATATCGCCTACATGGACGACGTAAATATATACCATCCATGCAAGCGATATATCACAAAAAGTTAGTAGGTCactttttgttgttgaaaaagTAAATGCCtggttaatatatattaaaaaattaaattcggTTATCAATCTATATAGTTTACAAACCGGAAATGTTTTTTTAACCCGTTTTATTCAATTAACATCTACTCCAGCTTGACATATCGACATTACTCTTAATGTGAACGTAAATCAGTTCAATAATTTCCAGTATCTAATAATTATAGAGTGGTGTGGTGTGTGCTAATTAGATTACTTAACATGGTGTAGACCTCAAAATTTGGGATTCATGAGTATCTACTAATGTTTGCGTATAAGGTGAGGGGTCAACTCTCAGTCACTCATCCAAACTCCAAATCGCTTGACTTCAGCCATCATCCGAGTCTAGATTTTTCATAATCATACACTTatttttctttacaaaaatgttttttttttgaaataaatgtaTTAACCTAGAATTTTAATACATTTACCAAATATACcgtgatttttaaattttattaatttgatttattctCTTTCCGAtctttattgaaaaaaaattgaacatgaACACATCTAGACGTACATAAGGGCTAGGTCAACTTTGAGGAGCCCCTGCCCCCATATTTTCTTTTGGCATAAAAAAGCCcttctatatttttatattacaaCAAAATATGGTTACtagattttaaatgtttatataattgttccactcaacttttatttttctaaaagttagttattatcttaatttttatatattttggctCCCCCTTAAAATCATTCATGGCTCTGATTCTGGTCGTACAACCTTACGTCACATCAGCTCGTGggtatatttaacaaaaatcgAACAGATGATGGACCAAAtaggcaaaataaaaaaataatagtatattTGGTAAATGAACTGAAGTTATGAGTAGataagttcttttttttttcttctaattatGATATCTAATAAGCTATATATAATTTCCTAATTATTTTTCGGATATTATTGTATATGTCAATACGAAActcagtttttttattttcagtggAGGAAACGAGATGCATAATTTACTAATTCCAATAATAAAATGGTACTACTAAGTACTAACAAAAGACACAGAGGAGTCACTACCCTAGACTAGTTGCTACCAATTGATGTGCTAACCAAAATGTAATCATCTGTCCGTAGCTCAGTGCTTGTTTTGTTTTTTccagaaaaaaatgaaaatgtacTAAACAGTTTAATTGCTTCAATTTTGTCAT is a window of Mercurialis annua linkage group LG2, ddMerAnnu1.2, whole genome shotgun sequence DNA encoding:
- the LOC126669169 gene encoding mitochondrial-processing peptidase subunit alpha-like, whose protein sequence is MYRAASSRLTSLKGRTISSSPKRFASASAVGAVQSSSSGGIFGWLFGDKSKTLPLEFPLPGVELPSTLPDYVAPGETKITTLSNGIKIASETSANPAASIGLYVNSGSIYESPASFGATHLLERMAFKSTRNRSHLRIVREVEAIGGIVQASASREQMGYTFDALKTYVPEMVELLVDSVRNPVFLDWEVNEQLQKVKEDIAEASKNPQGLLLEAIHSAGFSGPLANPLLAPESAVNRLNSTILEEFLAENFTAPRMVLAASGVEHEELVSIAEPLLSDVAKASGTSVPKSDYTGGDYRCQADSGDNRTHFALAFEFPKGWSDEKSAMILTVLQMLMGGGGAFSAGGPGKGMYSRLYLRVLHDYPQIESFTAFSNIYHHTGIFGIQATTSSNFAPKAIDLAVNELIAVASPGQVDQMQLDRAKQSTKSAMLMNLESRMIASEDIGRQILTYGNRKPLEDFLKIVDSVTLQDITQTAQKLLSSPLTMASYGDVISMPTYDSVSRKFKSK